The proteins below come from a single Rosa rugosa chromosome 2, drRosRugo1.1, whole genome shotgun sequence genomic window:
- the LOC133734878 gene encoding uncharacterized protein LOC133734878 isoform X1, whose translation MAAKASCFSCKAESDQFVNGWELKDGSMAQLCKKCGFAYVNGIFCETFHMEAEGWRDCAVCGKPLHCGCIMSRHKYAPLDFGGVGCTKCLLEVDQSIASGRMTRMLQEIVAKYKTDPTVSSDPTKKVVESLFPESLQAPAPQIGEESNTDASKGDTACEFKVGSETPQVDASTGNHLHPDNLPKMTRAEQLQKVSGNLNSDLIPLFEKSSTVSDTNHSTGFLVIPKKYAEEQSPRDIETGPTPVDTSLKADQEQSPMDVVTNPMPIETNQKTNQEQSPRDIETGPTRVDTTLKPDQEQYPMVMETSPMPIETNQKTNQEQSLRDFETGPTPVDTSLKTDQEQPPKDMETSPMPVETSHKSDQGQSPKDMETGPTPVETSLKTDQEQYQRDMETGPTPEETNLKADQEQSPRDMETSLKTDKDCEPCAILGCVKAFMQFQPKSLISITEVILLH comes from the exons ATGGCTGCCAAAGCTTCGTGCTTTTCCTGCAAGGCCGAGAGTGATCAGTTCGTTAATGGCTGGGAGCTCAAGGATGGGTCTATGGCCCAGCTCTGCAAGAAATGCGG TTTTGCTTATGTGAATGGTATATTTTGTGAAACTTTTCACATGGAAGCGGAAGGCTGGAGAGACTGTGCTGTTTGTGGGAAG CCACTCCATTGTGGGTGCATTATGTCACGCCACAAGTATGCACCACTGGATTTCGGAGGTGTAGGTTGCACAAAATGCTTACTAGAAGTTGATCAATCTATTGCTTCAGGTCGAATGACCAGAATGCTGCAAGAAATAG TTGCCAAGTACAAGACGGACCCAACAGTTTCATCTGATCCTACTAAGAAAGTTGTCGAGTCCCTTTTTCCTGAATCTTTACAAGCTCCAGCACCTCAGATTGGAGAAGAATCCAATACGGATGCATCTAAAGGAGATACAGCTTGTGAATTCAAAGTAGGCAGTGAAACACCTCAAGTGGATGCCTCCACAGGAAACCATTTACACCCTGACAATCTGCCGAAGATGACAAGGGCTGAGCAACTCCAAAAAGTCTCCGGAAA CTTAAACTCTGATCTTATACCTCTGTTTGAGAAGTCATCAACCGTAAGTGATACTAATCACAGTACAGGATTTCTTGTGATACCGAAGAAATATGCAGAG GAACAATCTCCAAGGGACATTGAAACAGGTCCAACACCTGTAGATACAAGTCTGAAAGCAGACCAG GAACAATCTCCAATGGATGTGGTAACAAATCCAATGCCTATAGAAACAAATCAGAAAACAAACCAg GAACAATCTCCAAGGGACATTGAAACAGGTCCAACGCGTGTAGATACAACTCTGAAACCAGACCAG GAACAATATCCGATGGTTATGGAAACAAGTCCAATGCCTATAGAAACAAATCAGAAAACGAACCAg GAACAATCTCTAAGGGACTTTGAAACAGGTCCAACGCCTGTAGATACAAGTCTGAAAACAGACCAG GAACAACCTCCAAAGGATATGGAGACAAGTCCAATGCCTGTAGAAACAAGTCATAAATCAGACCAG GGACAATCTCCAAAGGATATGGAAACAGGTCCAACGCCTGTAGAAACAAGTCTGAAAACAGACCAG GAACAATATCAAAGGGATATGGAAACAGGTCCAACACCTGAAGAAACAAATCTGAAAGCAGACCAG GAACAGTCTCCGAGGGATATGGAAACAAGTCTGAAAACAGACAAG GACTGTGAACCCTGCGCTATTCTTGGATGCGTGAAGGCCTTTATGCAATTTCAGCCAAAATCACTCATCAGTATCACAGAAGTCATCCTTCTCCATTAG
- the LOC133734878 gene encoding B3 domain-containing transcription repressor VAL2-like isoform X5, which yields MAAKASCFSCKAESDQFVNGWELKDGSMAQLCKKCGFAYVNGIFCETFHMEAEGWRDCAVCGKPLHCGCIMSRHKYAPLDFGGVGCTKCLLEVDQSIASGRMTRMLQEIVAKYKTDPTVSSDPTKKVVESLFPESLQAPAPQIGEESNTDASKGDTACEFKVGSETPQVDASTGNHLHPDNLPKMTRAEQLQKVSGNLNSDLIPLFEKSSTVSDTNHSTGFLVIPKKYAEEQSPRDIETGPTPVDTSLKADQEQSPMDVVTNPMPIETNQKTNQEQSPRDIETGPTRVDTTLKPDQEQYPMVMETSPMPIETNQKTNQEQSLRDFETGPTPVDTSLKTDQEQPPKDMETSPMPVETSHKSDQGQSPKDMETGPTPVETSLKTDQDCKPCAILGWVKAFYAIRVS from the exons ATGGCTGCCAAAGCTTCGTGCTTTTCCTGCAAGGCCGAGAGTGATCAGTTCGTTAATGGCTGGGAGCTCAAGGATGGGTCTATGGCCCAGCTCTGCAAGAAATGCGG TTTTGCTTATGTGAATGGTATATTTTGTGAAACTTTTCACATGGAAGCGGAAGGCTGGAGAGACTGTGCTGTTTGTGGGAAG CCACTCCATTGTGGGTGCATTATGTCACGCCACAAGTATGCACCACTGGATTTCGGAGGTGTAGGTTGCACAAAATGCTTACTAGAAGTTGATCAATCTATTGCTTCAGGTCGAATGACCAGAATGCTGCAAGAAATAG TTGCCAAGTACAAGACGGACCCAACAGTTTCATCTGATCCTACTAAGAAAGTTGTCGAGTCCCTTTTTCCTGAATCTTTACAAGCTCCAGCACCTCAGATTGGAGAAGAATCCAATACGGATGCATCTAAAGGAGATACAGCTTGTGAATTCAAAGTAGGCAGTGAAACACCTCAAGTGGATGCCTCCACAGGAAACCATTTACACCCTGACAATCTGCCGAAGATGACAAGGGCTGAGCAACTCCAAAAAGTCTCCGGAAA CTTAAACTCTGATCTTATACCTCTGTTTGAGAAGTCATCAACCGTAAGTGATACTAATCACAGTACAGGATTTCTTGTGATACCGAAGAAATATGCAGAG GAACAATCTCCAAGGGACATTGAAACAGGTCCAACACCTGTAGATACAAGTCTGAAAGCAGACCAG GAACAATCTCCAATGGATGTGGTAACAAATCCAATGCCTATAGAAACAAATCAGAAAACAAACCAg GAACAATCTCCAAGGGACATTGAAACAGGTCCAACGCGTGTAGATACAACTCTGAAACCAGACCAG GAACAATATCCGATGGTTATGGAAACAAGTCCAATGCCTATAGAAACAAATCAGAAAACGAACCAg GAACAATCTCTAAGGGACTTTGAAACAGGTCCAACGCCTGTAGATACAAGTCTGAAAACAGACCAG GAACAACCTCCAAAGGATATGGAGACAAGTCCAATGCCTGTAGAAACAAGTCATAAATCAGACCAG GGACAATCTCCAAAGGATATGGAAACAGGTCCAACGCCTGTAGAAACAAGTCTGAAAACAGACCAG GACTGTAAACCCTGTGCTATCCTTGGATGGGTGAAGGCCTTTTATGCAATTAGAGTTTCATAG
- the LOC133734878 gene encoding B3 domain-containing transcription repressor VAL2-like isoform X7, whose amino-acid sequence MAAKASCFSCKAESDQFVNGWELKDGSMAQLCKKCGFAYVNGIFCETFHMEAEGWRDCAVCGKPLHCGCIMSRHKYAPLDFGGVGCTKCLLEVDQSIASGRMTRMLQEIVAKYKTDPTVSSDPTKKVVESLFPESLQAPAPQIGEESNTDASKGDTACEFKVGSETPQVDASTGNHLHPDNLPKMTRAEQLQKVSGNLNSDLIPLFEKSSTVSDTNHSTGFLVIPKKYAEEQSPRDIETGPTPVDTSLKADQEQSPMDVVTNPMPIETNQKTNQEQSPRDIETGPTRVDTTLKPDQEQYPMVMETSPMPIETNQKTNQEQSLRDFETGPTPVDTSLKTDQEQPPKDMETSPMPVETSHKSDQGQSPKDMETGPTPVETSLKTDQVQHLKK is encoded by the exons ATGGCTGCCAAAGCTTCGTGCTTTTCCTGCAAGGCCGAGAGTGATCAGTTCGTTAATGGCTGGGAGCTCAAGGATGGGTCTATGGCCCAGCTCTGCAAGAAATGCGG TTTTGCTTATGTGAATGGTATATTTTGTGAAACTTTTCACATGGAAGCGGAAGGCTGGAGAGACTGTGCTGTTTGTGGGAAG CCACTCCATTGTGGGTGCATTATGTCACGCCACAAGTATGCACCACTGGATTTCGGAGGTGTAGGTTGCACAAAATGCTTACTAGAAGTTGATCAATCTATTGCTTCAGGTCGAATGACCAGAATGCTGCAAGAAATAG TTGCCAAGTACAAGACGGACCCAACAGTTTCATCTGATCCTACTAAGAAAGTTGTCGAGTCCCTTTTTCCTGAATCTTTACAAGCTCCAGCACCTCAGATTGGAGAAGAATCCAATACGGATGCATCTAAAGGAGATACAGCTTGTGAATTCAAAGTAGGCAGTGAAACACCTCAAGTGGATGCCTCCACAGGAAACCATTTACACCCTGACAATCTGCCGAAGATGACAAGGGCTGAGCAACTCCAAAAAGTCTCCGGAAA CTTAAACTCTGATCTTATACCTCTGTTTGAGAAGTCATCAACCGTAAGTGATACTAATCACAGTACAGGATTTCTTGTGATACCGAAGAAATATGCAGAG GAACAATCTCCAAGGGACATTGAAACAGGTCCAACACCTGTAGATACAAGTCTGAAAGCAGACCAG GAACAATCTCCAATGGATGTGGTAACAAATCCAATGCCTATAGAAACAAATCAGAAAACAAACCAg GAACAATCTCCAAGGGACATTGAAACAGGTCCAACGCGTGTAGATACAACTCTGAAACCAGACCAG GAACAATATCCGATGGTTATGGAAACAAGTCCAATGCCTATAGAAACAAATCAGAAAACGAACCAg GAACAATCTCTAAGGGACTTTGAAACAGGTCCAACGCCTGTAGATACAAGTCTGAAAACAGACCAG GAACAACCTCCAAAGGATATGGAGACAAGTCCAATGCCTGTAGAAACAAGTCATAAATCAGACCAG GGACAATCTCCAAAGGATATGGAAACAGGTCCAACGCCTGTAGAAACAAGTCTGAAAACAGACCAG GTTCAACACCTGAAGAAATAA
- the LOC133734878 gene encoding B3 domain-containing transcription repressor VAL2-like isoform X3 codes for MAAKASCFSCKAESDQFVNGWELKDGSMAQLCKKCGFAYVNGIFCETFHMEAEGWRDCAVCGKPLHCGCIMSRHKYAPLDFGGVGCTKCLLEVDQSIASGRMTRMLQEIVAKYKTDPTVSSDPTKKVVESLFPESLQAPAPQIGEESNTDASKGDTACEFKVGSETPQVDASTGNHLHPDNLPKMTRAEQLQKVSGNLNSDLIPLFEKSSTVSDTNHSTGFLVIPKKYAEEQSPRDIETGPTPVDTSLKADQEQSPRDIETGPTRVDTTLKPDQEQYPMVMETSPMPIETNQKTNQEQSLRDFETGPTPVDTSLKTDQEQPPKDMETSPMPVETSHKSDQGQSPKDMETGPTPVETSLKTDQEQYQRDMETGPTPEETNLKADQEQSPRDMETSLKTDKDCEPCAILGCVKAFMQFQPKSLISITEVILLH; via the exons ATGGCTGCCAAAGCTTCGTGCTTTTCCTGCAAGGCCGAGAGTGATCAGTTCGTTAATGGCTGGGAGCTCAAGGATGGGTCTATGGCCCAGCTCTGCAAGAAATGCGG TTTTGCTTATGTGAATGGTATATTTTGTGAAACTTTTCACATGGAAGCGGAAGGCTGGAGAGACTGTGCTGTTTGTGGGAAG CCACTCCATTGTGGGTGCATTATGTCACGCCACAAGTATGCACCACTGGATTTCGGAGGTGTAGGTTGCACAAAATGCTTACTAGAAGTTGATCAATCTATTGCTTCAGGTCGAATGACCAGAATGCTGCAAGAAATAG TTGCCAAGTACAAGACGGACCCAACAGTTTCATCTGATCCTACTAAGAAAGTTGTCGAGTCCCTTTTTCCTGAATCTTTACAAGCTCCAGCACCTCAGATTGGAGAAGAATCCAATACGGATGCATCTAAAGGAGATACAGCTTGTGAATTCAAAGTAGGCAGTGAAACACCTCAAGTGGATGCCTCCACAGGAAACCATTTACACCCTGACAATCTGCCGAAGATGACAAGGGCTGAGCAACTCCAAAAAGTCTCCGGAAA CTTAAACTCTGATCTTATACCTCTGTTTGAGAAGTCATCAACCGTAAGTGATACTAATCACAGTACAGGATTTCTTGTGATACCGAAGAAATATGCAGAG GAACAATCTCCAAGGGACATTGAAACAGGTCCAACACCTGTAGATACAAGTCTGAAAGCAGACCAG GAACAATCTCCAAGGGACATTGAAACAGGTCCAACGCGTGTAGATACAACTCTGAAACCAGACCAG GAACAATATCCGATGGTTATGGAAACAAGTCCAATGCCTATAGAAACAAATCAGAAAACGAACCAg GAACAATCTCTAAGGGACTTTGAAACAGGTCCAACGCCTGTAGATACAAGTCTGAAAACAGACCAG GAACAACCTCCAAAGGATATGGAGACAAGTCCAATGCCTGTAGAAACAAGTCATAAATCAGACCAG GGACAATCTCCAAAGGATATGGAAACAGGTCCAACGCCTGTAGAAACAAGTCTGAAAACAGACCAG GAACAATATCAAAGGGATATGGAAACAGGTCCAACACCTGAAGAAACAAATCTGAAAGCAGACCAG GAACAGTCTCCGAGGGATATGGAAACAAGTCTGAAAACAGACAAG GACTGTGAACCCTGCGCTATTCTTGGATGCGTGAAGGCCTTTATGCAATTTCAGCCAAAATCACTCATCAGTATCACAGAAGTCATCCTTCTCCATTAG
- the LOC133734878 gene encoding uncharacterized protein LOC133734878 isoform X2 — MAAKASCFSCKAESDQFVNGWELKDGSMAQLCKKCGFAYVNGIFCETFHMEAEGWRDCAVCGKPLHCGCIMSRHKYAPLDFGGVGCTKCLLEVDQSIASGRMTRMLQEIVAKYKTDPTVSSDPTKKVVESLFPESLQAPAPQIGEESNTDASKGDTACEFKVGSETPQVDASTGNHLHPDNLPKMTRAEQLQKVSGNLNSDLIPLFEKSSTVSDTNHSTGFLVIPKKYAEEQSPRDIETGPTPVDTSLKADQEQSPMDVVTNPMPIETNQKTNQEQSPRDIETGPTRVDTTLKPDQEQYPMVMETSPMPIETNQKTNQEQSLRDFETGPTPVDTSLKTDQEQPPKDMETSPMPVETSHKSDQGQSPKDMETGPTPVETSLKTDQEQYQRDMETGPTPEETNLKADQSPRDMETSLKTDKDCEPCAILGCVKAFMQFQPKSLISITEVILLH; from the exons ATGGCTGCCAAAGCTTCGTGCTTTTCCTGCAAGGCCGAGAGTGATCAGTTCGTTAATGGCTGGGAGCTCAAGGATGGGTCTATGGCCCAGCTCTGCAAGAAATGCGG TTTTGCTTATGTGAATGGTATATTTTGTGAAACTTTTCACATGGAAGCGGAAGGCTGGAGAGACTGTGCTGTTTGTGGGAAG CCACTCCATTGTGGGTGCATTATGTCACGCCACAAGTATGCACCACTGGATTTCGGAGGTGTAGGTTGCACAAAATGCTTACTAGAAGTTGATCAATCTATTGCTTCAGGTCGAATGACCAGAATGCTGCAAGAAATAG TTGCCAAGTACAAGACGGACCCAACAGTTTCATCTGATCCTACTAAGAAAGTTGTCGAGTCCCTTTTTCCTGAATCTTTACAAGCTCCAGCACCTCAGATTGGAGAAGAATCCAATACGGATGCATCTAAAGGAGATACAGCTTGTGAATTCAAAGTAGGCAGTGAAACACCTCAAGTGGATGCCTCCACAGGAAACCATTTACACCCTGACAATCTGCCGAAGATGACAAGGGCTGAGCAACTCCAAAAAGTCTCCGGAAA CTTAAACTCTGATCTTATACCTCTGTTTGAGAAGTCATCAACCGTAAGTGATACTAATCACAGTACAGGATTTCTTGTGATACCGAAGAAATATGCAGAG GAACAATCTCCAAGGGACATTGAAACAGGTCCAACACCTGTAGATACAAGTCTGAAAGCAGACCAG GAACAATCTCCAATGGATGTGGTAACAAATCCAATGCCTATAGAAACAAATCAGAAAACAAACCAg GAACAATCTCCAAGGGACATTGAAACAGGTCCAACGCGTGTAGATACAACTCTGAAACCAGACCAG GAACAATATCCGATGGTTATGGAAACAAGTCCAATGCCTATAGAAACAAATCAGAAAACGAACCAg GAACAATCTCTAAGGGACTTTGAAACAGGTCCAACGCCTGTAGATACAAGTCTGAAAACAGACCAG GAACAACCTCCAAAGGATATGGAGACAAGTCCAATGCCTGTAGAAACAAGTCATAAATCAGACCAG GGACAATCTCCAAAGGATATGGAAACAGGTCCAACGCCTGTAGAAACAAGTCTGAAAACAGACCAG GAACAATATCAAAGGGATATGGAAACAGGTCCAACACCTGAAGAAACAAATCTGAAAGCAGACCAG TCTCCGAGGGATATGGAAACAAGTCTGAAAACAGACAAG GACTGTGAACCCTGCGCTATTCTTGGATGCGTGAAGGCCTTTATGCAATTTCAGCCAAAATCACTCATCAGTATCACAGAAGTCATCCTTCTCCATTAG
- the LOC133734878 gene encoding B3 domain-containing transcription repressor VAL2-like isoform X8 — MAAKASCFSCKAESDQFVNGWELKDGSMAQLCKKCGFAYVNGIFCETFHMEAEGWRDCAVCGKPLHCGCIMSRHKYAPLDFGGVGCTKCLLEVDQSIASGRMTRMLQEIVAKYKTDPTVSSDPTKKVVESLFPESLQAPAPQIGEESNTDASKGDTACEFKVGSETPQVDASTGNHLHPDNLPKMTRAEQLQKVSGNLNSDLIPLFEKSSTVSDTNHSTGFLVIPKKYAEEQSPRDIETGPTPVDTSLKADQEQSLRDFETGPTPVDTSLKTDQEQPPKDMETSPMPVETSHKSDQGQSPKDMETGPTPVETSLKTDQEQYQRDMETGPTPEETNLKADQEQSPRDMETSLKTDKDCEPCAILGCVKAFMQFQPKSLISITEVILLH, encoded by the exons ATGGCTGCCAAAGCTTCGTGCTTTTCCTGCAAGGCCGAGAGTGATCAGTTCGTTAATGGCTGGGAGCTCAAGGATGGGTCTATGGCCCAGCTCTGCAAGAAATGCGG TTTTGCTTATGTGAATGGTATATTTTGTGAAACTTTTCACATGGAAGCGGAAGGCTGGAGAGACTGTGCTGTTTGTGGGAAG CCACTCCATTGTGGGTGCATTATGTCACGCCACAAGTATGCACCACTGGATTTCGGAGGTGTAGGTTGCACAAAATGCTTACTAGAAGTTGATCAATCTATTGCTTCAGGTCGAATGACCAGAATGCTGCAAGAAATAG TTGCCAAGTACAAGACGGACCCAACAGTTTCATCTGATCCTACTAAGAAAGTTGTCGAGTCCCTTTTTCCTGAATCTTTACAAGCTCCAGCACCTCAGATTGGAGAAGAATCCAATACGGATGCATCTAAAGGAGATACAGCTTGTGAATTCAAAGTAGGCAGTGAAACACCTCAAGTGGATGCCTCCACAGGAAACCATTTACACCCTGACAATCTGCCGAAGATGACAAGGGCTGAGCAACTCCAAAAAGTCTCCGGAAA CTTAAACTCTGATCTTATACCTCTGTTTGAGAAGTCATCAACCGTAAGTGATACTAATCACAGTACAGGATTTCTTGTGATACCGAAGAAATATGCAGAG GAACAATCTCCAAGGGACATTGAAACAGGTCCAACACCTGTAGATACAAGTCTGAAAGCAGACCAG GAACAATCTCTAAGGGACTTTGAAACAGGTCCAACGCCTGTAGATACAAGTCTGAAAACAGACCAG GAACAACCTCCAAAGGATATGGAGACAAGTCCAATGCCTGTAGAAACAAGTCATAAATCAGACCAG GGACAATCTCCAAAGGATATGGAAACAGGTCCAACGCCTGTAGAAACAAGTCTGAAAACAGACCAG GAACAATATCAAAGGGATATGGAAACAGGTCCAACACCTGAAGAAACAAATCTGAAAGCAGACCAG GAACAGTCTCCGAGGGATATGGAAACAAGTCTGAAAACAGACAAG GACTGTGAACCCTGCGCTATTCTTGGATGCGTGAAGGCCTTTATGCAATTTCAGCCAAAATCACTCATCAGTATCACAGAAGTCATCCTTCTCCATTAG
- the LOC133734878 gene encoding B3 domain-containing transcription repressor VAL2-like isoform X4, which produces MAAKASCFSCKAESDQFVNGWELKDGSMAQLCKKCGFAYVNGIFCETFHMEAEGWRDCAVCGKPLHCGCIMSRHKYAPLDFGGVGCTKCLLEVDQSIASGRMTRMLQEIVAKYKTDPTVSSDPTKKVVESLFPESLQAPAPQIGEESNTDASKGDTACEFKVGSETPQVDASTGNHLHPDNLPKMTRAEQLQKVSGNLNSDLIPLFEKSSTVSDTNHSTGFLVIPKKYAEEQSPRDIETGPTRVDTTLKPDQEQYPMVMETSPMPIETNQKTNQEQSLRDFETGPTPVDTSLKTDQEQPPKDMETSPMPVETSHKSDQGQSPKDMETGPTPVETSLKTDQEQYQRDMETGPTPEETNLKADQEQSPRDMETSLKTDKDCEPCAILGCVKAFMQFQPKSLISITEVILLH; this is translated from the exons ATGGCTGCCAAAGCTTCGTGCTTTTCCTGCAAGGCCGAGAGTGATCAGTTCGTTAATGGCTGGGAGCTCAAGGATGGGTCTATGGCCCAGCTCTGCAAGAAATGCGG TTTTGCTTATGTGAATGGTATATTTTGTGAAACTTTTCACATGGAAGCGGAAGGCTGGAGAGACTGTGCTGTTTGTGGGAAG CCACTCCATTGTGGGTGCATTATGTCACGCCACAAGTATGCACCACTGGATTTCGGAGGTGTAGGTTGCACAAAATGCTTACTAGAAGTTGATCAATCTATTGCTTCAGGTCGAATGACCAGAATGCTGCAAGAAATAG TTGCCAAGTACAAGACGGACCCAACAGTTTCATCTGATCCTACTAAGAAAGTTGTCGAGTCCCTTTTTCCTGAATCTTTACAAGCTCCAGCACCTCAGATTGGAGAAGAATCCAATACGGATGCATCTAAAGGAGATACAGCTTGTGAATTCAAAGTAGGCAGTGAAACACCTCAAGTGGATGCCTCCACAGGAAACCATTTACACCCTGACAATCTGCCGAAGATGACAAGGGCTGAGCAACTCCAAAAAGTCTCCGGAAA CTTAAACTCTGATCTTATACCTCTGTTTGAGAAGTCATCAACCGTAAGTGATACTAATCACAGTACAGGATTTCTTGTGATACCGAAGAAATATGCAGAG GAACAATCTCCAAGGGACATTGAAACAGGTCCAACGCGTGTAGATACAACTCTGAAACCAGACCAG GAACAATATCCGATGGTTATGGAAACAAGTCCAATGCCTATAGAAACAAATCAGAAAACGAACCAg GAACAATCTCTAAGGGACTTTGAAACAGGTCCAACGCCTGTAGATACAAGTCTGAAAACAGACCAG GAACAACCTCCAAAGGATATGGAGACAAGTCCAATGCCTGTAGAAACAAGTCATAAATCAGACCAG GGACAATCTCCAAAGGATATGGAAACAGGTCCAACGCCTGTAGAAACAAGTCTGAAAACAGACCAG GAACAATATCAAAGGGATATGGAAACAGGTCCAACACCTGAAGAAACAAATCTGAAAGCAGACCAG GAACAGTCTCCGAGGGATATGGAAACAAGTCTGAAAACAGACAAG GACTGTGAACCCTGCGCTATTCTTGGATGCGTGAAGGCCTTTATGCAATTTCAGCCAAAATCACTCATCAGTATCACAGAAGTCATCCTTCTCCATTAG
- the LOC133734878 gene encoding uncharacterized protein LOC133734878 isoform X6, translating into MEAEGWRDCAVCGKPLHCGCIMSRHKYAPLDFGGVGCTKCLLEVDQSIASGRMTRMLQEIVAKYKTDPTVSSDPTKKVVESLFPESLQAPAPQIGEESNTDASKGDTACEFKVGSETPQVDASTGNHLHPDNLPKMTRAEQLQKVSGNLNSDLIPLFEKSSTVSDTNHSTGFLVIPKKYAEEQSPRDIETGPTPVDTSLKADQEQSPMDVVTNPMPIETNQKTNQEQSPRDIETGPTRVDTTLKPDQEQYPMVMETSPMPIETNQKTNQEQSLRDFETGPTPVDTSLKTDQEQPPKDMETSPMPVETSHKSDQGQSPKDMETGPTPVETSLKTDQEQYQRDMETGPTPEETNLKADQEQSPRDMETSLKTDKDCEPCAILGCVKAFMQFQPKSLISITEVILLH; encoded by the exons ATGGAAGCGGAAGGCTGGAGAGACTGTGCTGTTTGTGGGAAG CCACTCCATTGTGGGTGCATTATGTCACGCCACAAGTATGCACCACTGGATTTCGGAGGTGTAGGTTGCACAAAATGCTTACTAGAAGTTGATCAATCTATTGCTTCAGGTCGAATGACCAGAATGCTGCAAGAAATAG TTGCCAAGTACAAGACGGACCCAACAGTTTCATCTGATCCTACTAAGAAAGTTGTCGAGTCCCTTTTTCCTGAATCTTTACAAGCTCCAGCACCTCAGATTGGAGAAGAATCCAATACGGATGCATCTAAAGGAGATACAGCTTGTGAATTCAAAGTAGGCAGTGAAACACCTCAAGTGGATGCCTCCACAGGAAACCATTTACACCCTGACAATCTGCCGAAGATGACAAGGGCTGAGCAACTCCAAAAAGTCTCCGGAAA CTTAAACTCTGATCTTATACCTCTGTTTGAGAAGTCATCAACCGTAAGTGATACTAATCACAGTACAGGATTTCTTGTGATACCGAAGAAATATGCAGAG GAACAATCTCCAAGGGACATTGAAACAGGTCCAACACCTGTAGATACAAGTCTGAAAGCAGACCAG GAACAATCTCCAATGGATGTGGTAACAAATCCAATGCCTATAGAAACAAATCAGAAAACAAACCAg GAACAATCTCCAAGGGACATTGAAACAGGTCCAACGCGTGTAGATACAACTCTGAAACCAGACCAG GAACAATATCCGATGGTTATGGAAACAAGTCCAATGCCTATAGAAACAAATCAGAAAACGAACCAg GAACAATCTCTAAGGGACTTTGAAACAGGTCCAACGCCTGTAGATACAAGTCTGAAAACAGACCAG GAACAACCTCCAAAGGATATGGAGACAAGTCCAATGCCTGTAGAAACAAGTCATAAATCAGACCAG GGACAATCTCCAAAGGATATGGAAACAGGTCCAACGCCTGTAGAAACAAGTCTGAAAACAGACCAG GAACAATATCAAAGGGATATGGAAACAGGTCCAACACCTGAAGAAACAAATCTGAAAGCAGACCAG GAACAGTCTCCGAGGGATATGGAAACAAGTCTGAAAACAGACAAG GACTGTGAACCCTGCGCTATTCTTGGATGCGTGAAGGCCTTTATGCAATTTCAGCCAAAATCACTCATCAGTATCACAGAAGTCATCCTTCTCCATTAG